One Oreochromis niloticus isolate F11D_XX linkage group LG16, O_niloticus_UMD_NMBU, whole genome shotgun sequence genomic window carries:
- the htr1fa gene encoding 5-hydroxytryptamine receptor 1F, producing the protein MDFPNYTEGVFATSNVSRNDSLETTELPPSEILLTITLSVLAILTTFFNCLVITAIAVTRKLHHPANYLICSLAVTDLLVAVLVMPFSIIYIQKKSWVMGQVVCTFWLSVDVTCCTCSILHLAAIAIDRYRAITDAVEYSRKRTGARAGAMVAVVWLLSILISLPPLLWQHYSGNDDHENECIIIHPHMAFTLYSTLGAFYIPLLLILILYYKIYLAAQTLYMRREASRASRHSCMTNGSMIPSTYPAGDGDVDGGPRSPEPVSPPEKSFSEPSTEETPRERVRVSVKAFKCKSRRHESRSESRRSQLYQGPRISGSRERKAASTLGLIIGAFVVCWLPFFVKELIVNTCGSCSTSGEMADFLTWLGYLNSLINPLIYTIFNEDFKKAFQKLVRCSHYL; encoded by the coding sequence ATGGATTTCCCCAATTACACTGAAGGGGTGTTTGCCACAAGCAACGTTAGCAGGAATGACTCACTGGAGACCACTGAACTTCCCCCTAGTGAAATCCTACTTACTATAACTCTGTCTGTGCTGGCCATCCTCACCACATTCTTCAACTGCCTGGTGATAACAGCTATTGCAGTCACTCGCAAGTTGCACCACCCAGCCAACTACCTCATCTGCTCATTAGCAGTGACTGACTTACTGGTGGCTGTGCTGGTCATGCCCTTCAGTATTATCTACATCCAGAAGAAGAGCTGGGTCATGGGTCAGGTGGTGTGTACCTTCTGGTTAAGTGTGGATGTCACCTGTTGCACATGCTCCATTCTGCATCTTGCTGCAATCGCCATTGACCGTTACCGGGCTATCACAGACGCGGTGGAGTACTCACGCAAACGTACAGGAGCCAGAGCTGGTGCAATGGTGGCAGTGGTGTGGCTCCTGTCCATCCTCATCTCACTCCCTCCTCTACTGTGGCAACACTACAGTGGCAATGATGACCATGAAAATGAGTGCATCATCATCCATCCTCACATGGCCTTCACCCTTTATTCAACACTCGGAGCATTTTATATTCCACTGCTGCTCATCCTCATCCTCTACTATAAAATCTACCTGGCCGCTCAGACCCTATATATGCGGAGGGAGGCTAGCCGGGCTAGCCGTCACTCATGCATGACCAATGGCAGCATGATCCCCTCTACCTATCCTGCTGGAGATGGTGATGTCGATGGCGGGCCTCGAAGTCCTGAGCCTGTAAGCCCACCGGAAAAGTCTTTCTCTGAACCCTCAACAGAGGAAACTCCACGTGAACGGGTCCGTGTGTCTGTAAAGGCCTTTAAGTGCAAGTCACGACGGCACGAGTCACGCAGTGAATCACGTCGTAGTCAGTTATACCAAGGACCTCGAATCTCGGGCTCACGAGAGCGCAAAGCGGCATCCACGTTGGGGTTGATAATAGGGGCCTTTGTCGTCTGTTGGTTGCCGTTTTTTGTCAAGGAATTGATTGTCAACACCTGCGGTTCTTGCAGTACTTCAGGGGAAATGGCCGACTTCCTGACATGGTTGGGCTACCTTAATTCTCTGATCAACCCCCTGATCTACACCATCTTCAATGAAGACTTCAAAAAAGCCTTCCAAAAACTTGTGAGGTGCAGTCATTACCTCTGA